Proteins from one Fragaria vesca subsp. vesca linkage group LG6, FraVesHawaii_1.0, whole genome shotgun sequence genomic window:
- the LOC101313918 gene encoding probable disease resistance protein At5g66900-like encodes MACFSKGVGKMSDAFPNLEELNIDRCGEPEELLADFFNVIHLKKISIFNCWDLRSLPEKIGNLVNLEVLRLRVCGNLLKFTGSVRNLKKLNFLDLSGCYHIQLPEDIGELSSLRKLDLRRCYKMWKLPPSVSDLDQLEEVRCLDFRVGLWEAFLPTLTNLRIVGIP; translated from the coding sequence ATGGCATGTTTCAGCAAAGGTGTTGGCAAAATGTCGGATGCATTTCCAAATCTAGAGGAATTAAACATTGACCGTTGTGGTGAGCCTGAAGAGTTGCTTGCGGATTTCTTTAATGTGATTCATTTAAAGAAAATCAGTATCTTTAACTGTTGGGATTTACGTAGTTTGCCTGAAAAAATTGGAAATTTAGTCAACTTGGAAGTACTGAGGCTAAGGGTATGTGGTAACCTTTTAAAGTTTACTGGCTCAGTTAGAAACCTCAAAAAGTTAAATTTCCTCGACTTGTCTGGTTGTTACCACATTCAGTTGCCTGAAGACATTGGTGAACTGAGCAGTTTAAGGAAGTTGGACTTGAGGAGATGCTACAAAATGTGGAAGCTGCCACCATCAGTTTCCGATCTTGATCAGTTAGAGGAAGTGAGATGCCTTGATTTTAGAGTCGGTTTATGGGAAGCCTTTCTACCCACTCTCACAAACCTACGCATAGTGGGGATTCCTTGA
- the LOC101311016 gene encoding probable disease resistance protein At5g66900-like has translation MLQWIETFRKERSDPLLLVLDDIWSGQESILESFQFEMSNFKILVTSRSEFPRFSSVYQLKLLDDDNAMKLFYHSTSLGDKRSSRTIEDISRKIVKRCNGFPLAITVVGRSLAGQPLEVWRRRESEWSKGSSILDSETKLFLCLQSSLDALDKGFTTVKDCYLDLGSFPEDYKIPVGVLIDMWAEL, from the exons ATGCTTCAATGGATCGAAACATTTAGAAAGGAAAGATCAGATCCTCTATTATTGGTCCTCGATGATATTTGGTCTGGACAAGAATCCATTCTTGAGAGCTTTCAATTTGAAATGTCAAATTTCAAGATTTTAGTGACATCAAGATCTGAATTTCCAAGATTTAGTTCTGTATATCAGTTAAAGTTATTGGATGATGACAACGCCATGAAACTCTTTTATCACTCGACATCATTGGGAGATAAGCGCTCTTCTCGTACTATAGAAGATATCTCAAGAAAG ATAGTAAAGCGTTGCAACGGATTTCCACTTGCTATTACAGTTGTGGGAAGATCACTTGCTGGGCAGCCTTTAGAGGTTTGGCGAAGAAGAGAGTCGGAATGGTCTAAGGGTTCTTCAATTTTAGATTCTGAGACGAAATTGTTTCTTTGCCTCCAAAGCAGCTTAGATGCTCTTGATAAAGGATTTACAACTGTGAAAGATTGTTACTTAGACCTGGGATCTTTTCCTGAAGACTACAAAATCCCGGTTGGTGTCCTTATTGATATGTGGGCAGAGTTGTAG
- the LOC101314496 gene encoding uncharacterized protein LOC101314496 codes for MDRDYLNWRWKPEKCELPEFDPKAFLEIVRGKKMAFVGDSVARNHFESLLCLLSQEELCTAVNLISYMSCDLCLEELPKDIYKDSEDRFRTWYFPQHDFTLMKLWTKYLIAADERMDNVTGSGVFDLSIDKIDDEWGKHLPDLDYVIISDGHWFFRVLYLYKGNKLIGCVYCNQPNITGFNTGNAVRMAFRSAFKYISTCKNCKVGLLTILRTFAPAHFENGAWNTGGYCNRTSPFSEAEVDFTKLDWEMRNIQIKEIKGARRNNGKQIRVLDITRAMLMRPDGHPGIHWGNQWMKGYSDCVHWCMPGPVDYWNNFLIALIRN; via the exons ATGGATAGGGACTATCTGAATTGGAGATGGAAGCCGGAGAAATGCGAGCTGCCGGAGTTTGATCCTAAGGCGTTTTTGGAAATCGTTAGAGGAAAGAAGATGGCATTTGTTGGTGACTCTGTTGCTCGCAATCACTTTGAGTCTCTTCTATGCCTCTTGTCTCAG GAGGAATTATGCACAGCGGTCAATTTGATCAGTTATATGAGTTGTGATTTGTGCTTG GAGGAACTCCCCAAAGACATTTACAAGGATTCTGAAGATCGTTTCAGGACATGGTACTTTCCTCAACATGACTTCACTCTAATGAAATTGTGGACCAAATATCTTATAGCCGCAGACGAGAGGATGGATAATGTCACTGGATCAGGCGTCTTCGATTTGAGCATAGACAAAATCGATGATGAATGGGGAAAGCACCTACCCGATTTAGACTACGTCATCATCTCGGACGGGCATTGGTTTTTTCGAGTATTATACCTGTATAAAGGGAACAAACTTATAGGATGTGTCTATTGCAACCAACCTAATATTACCGGCTTCAACACTGGCAACGCAGTTCGTATGGCGTTTCGATCTGCCTTTAAGTACATTAGCACTTGCAAGAACTGCAAAGTTGGTCTTCTGACCATTTTGAGGACATTTGCACCAGCACATTTTGAGAATGGGGCTTGGAACACCGGAGGGTACTGCAATAGGACAAGTCCCTTCAGTGAGGCAGAAGTTGATTTTACGAAGCTTGATTGGGAAATGAGGAACATTCAGATTAAGGAGATAAAAGGGGCAAGAAGAAACAATGGGAAGCAGATTAGGGTTTTGGATATAACTAGGGCCATGTTGATGAGACCAGACGGGCACCCTGGAATTCATTGGGGAAATCAATGGATGAAGGGTTATAGTGACTGTGTTCATTGGTGCATGCCAGGCCCGGTTGATTACTGGAACAATTTTTTGATTGCACTCATCAGAAATTAA